ATCTTTCCCCTTCGCACCAACTGATTGGGTTCCATTCCTCCCGTGATTTGTATTGTAAAACTGTGTCATAACAGAGCCCTGAAGTGTTTCTTTGGGATTCCAGGAAAGTGTTTTTGCATTTGGTGGAAGGCATCTTGAAGGGTAATTTCAAGTTATATCTTGGTTTCAGAACTGTTGCTGCCATCATCTCTTTCAGTGTGGTTGTGATCCTGTATGTGACATGGATCGTGTAAGTCCTGTAGACAGTATCTACTTTTTGAAATGTGACGGGAGATATCACTTCAGAGTTGAGAAATTTGACTTCCTAACTTACATTGCAAATTTAAACGTGGAAATCGTTACTCTCACGTGCAGATCGAGTTCTAGCAGTATAGATTTTCAGCAGAATCCATGATTACCTGCACCAGTTTCTCCTTTTTGATTGTTTTCGAGTGCGGGCTGAGTTTGCCTGTCGATGATCATGAGGTTCGGGTCCTAGTATTAAAAGATATCGTATCGTATACAATGTTGTCGGTAACTTGGTCGGCCCACCGCTTCTGTGAGATCGATCCCTTCCACAGTTTTTCCACGATCAAATCTCAGCTTCGATTTTTGGACGAACCATGTTCTTCTCTTTTTGGCACTTCTCACGAGAAAGTGAAGTATTTCACAAGAACCGATATATAATAGaaagatgtaaattttattatttaatttatattacttTTACGACTTTTATGAACAGTATGGACCCAAATCATTTGAATTTGGCCAATGTATATATTCactttatgaaatcataaaaaattgaTCTTAGTATGCAGAAGATCGACCCATAAAATAgaccttataatatttattactcttttaataatatttgaaatatttatactgacaaattaaatattgtgaagtttattttatatatctttctattttatatgagaCATTTAAATATAGAGAAAAACTTGGAGaaaaccttgtcattttatttagGTGCACAGCGCACTCAGCCTTTGGGGCTTCCAAGTTCTGGAACGTCTGCATTACAGGACGAGAAAAATTGATCTTAGATAGCAGAAGAAAGACACCTTGATCCATGCCGTTTATTTTGACTGTTGATGACGTGGAAGGCTATAATTTTAATAACTGGAGATGTCCTGTTCTAAAGCTATAGGAGGGAAGCCAAACCCTGCATTATACAGCATGCGTGCAAGTTAACGCACTGCCGTCGGCTACTTCATGAATCATGTTGCTGTGGCCCCTCTGTGTTTTGTCATTTCTTTTGCCAATCGTGAAAAGTGAGATCCATGGCATATTCATTGTCGCAGACAGACACATGTTGCATGTTGTCTACGTCACCTGCAGatgaaacatgcatgcatgtttaatGGAATATTATGCACCTCGATCTGCATTTTCATGGTGGAAATGTCCAATCCCCCGATTCCCCCTCCCCTGGGGGTCGTACTGTCGAAACTAAAGCGACGTGGTAATCtaagaaaaaattaactttattttatatgattcgttacattaaaaaatttatttgtcatCTGACTTATAGACACATCAAACACAATACTCATGCGAGTGTCCGCTGGATCAACCAAATTTTAACAATTATTtgtgctttattttttaattaactgtAATCGATCTCACACCGAGCCGTATTTACACACCAACTTATAAGTAGTATAATTCTTGTTTGAGTTGGTCCCAGAAGGTTCAGTACTACCAACTGTTTGAACACAAATTTTCACACTCAAGGTCCTTCTAGGACCTCAAACCCaagtctctctttctctcaattACTTAATTGAAGAATCTTAACCCAAACTTTTGAATTCAGTGAAGAGGGCTGTCTTCAAGCAAAGAATATGCCTTCATAAAGCATTAATTTACCCAAAAGAAAAGGAggcgaaaaaaaagaaagaaagaagaagaacacaaAACAGGTTcagatattataatttatagcaTGGATCCAGTCAACTCATCCTTCTGActcaataataaaagaataatttagggaaaaaaataggttctttttatttctctatATTCTTGTTTACTAGTAGAATAGATGGTGGGGGCATCTATTCGCACTATAACAAAAATCgatttttgtgattaatttattgtaatgaaaagattatttataattaattttggttgaatagtcttttcgttataataaattgatcacaaaaatctatttttctaattttggtCGAATAGTCTTTTCATTGTAATAAATTGattataaaaatctatttttcttatagtgtggTATGCAAGAAATGAATTAccttaaatcttataaaaaaagtccaatcaaatttttagCCAGCTACATTTAGATATTACGATGAGTTGAGTTtgattgtgaatagtagtatttTGTGAGTTTTATTAAGATGTATTTAACATTCTTAAATTAAGATgggtttaactttttaagttgaaatacattattaaataggttgagatgaattttattttttacgagaagttgaaaatataatatatcctATTAACAGttagtttaaaataaattgaggtgAGTTGAGTttgatttaataataataaaaaaaaaaaacaaccttaAAATCAGTTAAATAATTTCTTGACCTTAGGAAGAATCAAACCAAAAGAAGACCTTTCACATTAGAAGCAAGACCTCTAGTACTTGAAAAGTAGCTAGGTGTATTAGAAAAAGCCAGATCACGTGTTTGCTCCGCAACGTGATGTTTTAATATAAACCGGAAATTTTGACCTCTTTTGGAACATTTTAAGTGGAGTGGATGAAGACTGACTGCTGCATCCTGACTCTCTCTTTCCAGTCACTTGAAATAATCAACacttgaaacaaaaaataaaataaaaaattgaacttGTCAAGAGTTTCAGTGAGGTGATACATTGATGCCTCATTATTATATGCTGGAATAGatgaataaaaatcatattaaaacttACTTTAACCAACAATATTATTCTTCCATCTTAGATTTTATTATCTTCTGTCACACCTATTGAATATAATTAACTTGTGTGACTAGAATCATGTCACACCTAATTGAATATAATTAACTTGTGTGACCAGAATCAGTAAAAATCAAAATGAACAACACGGCCGATATAAGTTTTGTTTGTGAGTTTAGACTCTctcatgttattttattattattcataaactatttattattatttataaaatgtcttattactattcacaaataatcTGAGATactcttaacattcaaacgtattCATATGTGTACTCGTCGTGGTAAAACCTAAATGAATATGTGGTATGTGAGACATGCTACAACCATTATAGTACAAATtaggaaaaatcatgtttgGTTAATTTGTCTCAATTGCCAATGTAATGAACGTTGTTTGCTTTCAAGCAAATCAACCATGTTTGGATTCAAAAGGCCAGCATGATAAATGGTCGATACAATCCTGGTTGTTCCCATTTTCCAGCAACATAGTCATATACAGGACAGGGTTAGGCAAATGAAAGCAGTGACGTTTGCTGGGATATATGGATGTGAAATCACTGAAATGAGAAGAGACAATGAGTGCATCATTAAGACTTCAATTAAGGACTAATTGGGTGCTCTAATCAAAATATTAATGTGTCTGTCTACATCTCAAAGATAGTTTTTCTCATACTGCACACCTAACCAACAACCTGCCCCTCTTTTTGTATTGATAGTGATTTCCATTATCATTATTGACCTATAACgtcattttctttatcattttttttcgaTTGAATGATCCGATGTACAAACAGATAgatacaatattaaatattcgATAAAAttcgtattttttttaaaaatgggcagaaccaaaaatttcattttgagaagggaaaattataaaataaaatgggcgtaaaattataaaaaagaaaagaaaagaaattaaactaattattttaatctcatccaataaaaaggaaacaaaaaccaATCTTACTCTTCTAGATTCAACGTCCTAGACTCCTAATCATCCATTGTCTATACTACCACttgattaatttaataaatttttatgttattgaaCAGTACTATTATGCAGGTGACGTATGAGCAGTCATCTTGGCACGTcatgttttctaatttttatttaaaaattatatctaaatGTTGTAGGATctaactaaataataataataataataataataatttaagagtaGTGCTACTTgattctcataattttttttaccgttttatgatgtgatattagataattagagattatttattatattttatttatgaacctatcatctaatattatatcatgagatgatgaaaagaaaaatttatacatCGTAATGCCATCATGTTTGcatcttattaaataagatgtaaCACATTTACTattattgaatgatcatttattacatatttctttatcatcaaatagtgataaatacgtcatatcatatataataagatacaGTAAGATGATGATATgatgtataacattactcttttataaaatatcttcgcgaaatttatatatttagaatttgtaACTACCATTACACTAAATTTTGATGGCTGTCCTTTGATCGATTTGTGACATTTTTTCAGCAAATTTTCTTGAAGTTTAAAAATAGAGCAGCATTCTTTACCCACAAATGTTGTCTTAaatttaatacataatgtattaaaaacataataaaaaataaaataaaatttctgctttagaattaataaaaatatatattttttaattttcaatatatatttttatgttttttattatagttttttaatggaATAGTCTACGTGTAATCAAAATGACACATGTCGCCCAATGTCACGGGGCTTGTTggattgttaaaatattaagacGACACGTGTAATCAAAATGAGGCGTGTCAGTCAATGTCACGTGGATAGCTGTACAATCAAAATATTAATTGTGAATTTATTAAGAATTCAAtgataaattttgtaaaaattgaaaaactaaaTAGTTTTCTCCATATATAATAATGCAACTACTTATGACCCTAACAAAAATCccaaatatgaaaagaaaaagatagttTGAATTCTCGTCTTGGTtacaattttatgatttatttatttatttatttattttaagcatGACCCAAAAAACAACCGATTTTATTCAACTAATTATCAATTGGGGGTGATTTTTCTATCGGTCTATAAAATTTTTAGAGGGTTTCTTTTCTCGTTTGGAACATGAATCACAAACGAGTTTAGATTCTCTACCGTTCTCAATCGAATTTTAGAGTTTAGAGTTAAAGAATGATAGATACATATAGTAGACATGATAACATTTAATATCGTCCGAGAAAATCATCCCGACAACTATAACTATTATATGATGTATTTCATATGTCTATCTCTCTTCTACTTTAAAATCTAGAGTTTGAATCCGgtttaaaattgtaaaaaatctaAATCCATCTCCCAAATGGATCTTTGACTAGCTCAATAGCAAACGAGAGTTAGGTTCTAGCAATGTTTGCAACAAAGGAACTtttgtcccatttgaatttTCAAAGCTAGTCTATTTTGACTAAATCACATAATTCATCGGCTGGAGTGTCTGCAAGAAAATGCAATGCTGTTGACTATAGTATAAAGTTAGGACgtgttctctgttttttttccttattgttTTGTACTGTATTGTATTATATTGATCATGAAGAATATTTTTCAAGAGTTGCCTTAACGTATCTCATGGCTGGCCTTGTGATTTTGctcatgaatggactgcattgGTCAACATCAGTGGGGTCGTTACCAATAAACTGAGTTGTAGAaaaatcaaaatccatgtgcttatagttttctttttcatacaattaaaatgaataataaataaaaaataaaaaacttagttgcaagtataattacatattaatatgtgtatcaatctaatatgattggttaaaaagtaaattttattaaaaaaaatattaatttaaattttaaatataaatgaatcagtattaatacatctttatttatacttaataaaactcataaaaagTACATTATTTTGTATAAATCTTGTGTATCTATTCATGCGAATGTCAATATTCTCCGATTCAATTGGTTATCatagatttaaattttatagaaaaaacaaatagaagaggaagattcttaaatttttcaaaaattataggCGCGCGGACACTTTTCACGGTACCCATGTGTATAAGGGCTTTAAAATTTGGGAGGGTCATGATGGCTTTCACAATTCCCTTTTAACTCCATACACATTTTTCATGTCAAACAGTCATCTTAACAATGGTGCAAAAATGCATGTTTGAAACAACATTGATGTAGGGTTATAGCCTGAGAGTGTCTCACACGTGCGGGCCGTCATGTGTCGGCTACTGTTAAATGCCGGTGGCCATGGGTTTAGGACGCGTGTAATCCTCTACCAAAAGACCCAAAATTGtcgctaaaaaaaaaaaaaaaaaaaaaaaaagcaggcGACCGCCGTGACTGACTGGACCGCCGAGAAATTGCCGTAGTCTTCGCCGATTTATAATCAGTACACATGCAATTTCTTGCTTGGCTCCTTGTAATTATGTATACCATgctcttaactttttttttttgtttttgataagatgctcttagagcattcacatcccattccccatccccatccctataatttaacttaaaatcacctttcttcaaatttttccctaaattttattcatcttctaaaaacctcccacatcccattccccatccctatctctattctattaaataatatttctctattccttttttattacttttttctctctcttccatttacaatcttaactactaactcttttgtcttattatcttttttttcaaatatcaatttctattaaatttttttacgattttgactatcaaatacaatatttttttaaccgaaatttgtattataaaaatagtaatttttttatttaattagtgcattttctaacgtgatggcatattttattatttagtatttttttatttaattagtgcaAGACCCGGGTTGACTCGTCAAAGATCCGGAAGCTTTACTCGGGTCAAACCCAATTTGAATCCAATCGCAGTAAACCCGAAGCAGACATTGACTCGTTCTCCACCAAGATCTAGTCCTAAACCTCATCCAAGCAAGCACTCTGACCCCAAATCCCACTGACCCACCAGCCCTCTCGTCCGAAATCTCTGTCGCCACGTCTTCACCCACGTACTGACCTACCACACCGAGTTGGAACCTAACCCGGGTCTCGTTCCTCTTCGGTTGGAAGAAGGGCGATAACGGCATCATACTGATTAGGGACCCGTCCTTGTAGACGACAGAGGCCTGCACACGGTCGTAGTAGATGCTAAGCTTGGTGTTGGGGTTACGGACTACGAGGGTTATGTTCCACGCGGCGGTTAACTGGGAGCGAGTCGTATTGAGAGGGGAGGCAGACACCGAGTCGACCCGGAACTCCGGTAGGCGGGGCTTGAGGACGAGCCAGGTGATCAAGAAGAGCAGGCCGAGGATGGCGAACAGGACGGTCGCGGCGGCGATGAGACGGCAGAGGAAGGAGGGCTGACTGCGGCTATGGCGAGGGCCCACAGTACGGTAGGCTTGAGGGTAGGAGGAAGGAGGTGGGACCGCAAGAGAGAAGGAAGACGCGGGGGGGAAAGGAAAATCGTTGGGGATGAGGATGCGATGGGGATGTACAATCGTTCCCCATCTATGGGGAACTCCTGTACAAACCCTAAACAGAAACCCCAAAATGGGGAACCGGATGGAGACACAAAAGTGAGCAAATCCCTAAAATTTTTCCCAAAATTTAGGGATAAGGATGATATAGGgaaccggatggggatgctcttactTAGCTAGCCACATGTGCTTTGACCTTTCCAAACCTATAAAACATGTTAATTAATACACCGGAGTCCTTTTCCGAAGGTTTGTTATAAAAGTTTTCAAATGgtataatcgttttaaaaaagagtgatatttattattaaaaaattaatttttttatatatattaatttttttaaaaataattatatactatttatacACTTATAATgataattatcatttctcttgtTGTAATGTTGATGAGTACGAAAGAGTTTGATACGGCCTCGTTACGGTTGATGGCTTTGGGATTTTGTCTagattttaagatttatataattcgaaaaaagataaataatatgataaaatgatttatactgtcttaaaatataaaagttttgtaaacttttattaaaaaaaaaagggataaatttaacataatataATGAgagacagaattttattttattggaggTAAAGTTTAGGAAAATAGGTAACTAATTAAAATGGTATGATGTAAGATAATGAATTCTgaatacaattttttctttaataaagaacttattaattttttttttttacaatatgaatatatatatatatatatatctatatataaaccaATCATTCATCCAACTATTCACATAATTATTTGGTTAAatgattaatttcttttaaaattactGTTAAAAACAGCTTTCTACCCTTTTTTCTTCAGCAAACCGATGACCAATTAGATCAATAGTGTTTCccttttcaattaaaaaaattatcaattaattaaaattattaattaggtCTATAATTTTCTTAACCATGCATTGATCATGATTTTAGgttaatttttttgtgtctCTTTATGTGATAAAGAAAGAGTATCatttttactaattattattCGTAAATTAAAGTACTGTTAGgagattatttaattaaattaataaaaaacccaacactaaaaattaa
This genomic interval from Carya illinoinensis cultivar Pawnee chromosome 10, C.illinoinensisPawnee_v1, whole genome shotgun sequence contains the following:
- the LOC122278434 gene encoding NDR1/HIN1-like protein 26; amino-acid sequence: MFYRFGKGFAHFCVSIRFPILGFLFRVCTGVPHRWGTIVHPHRILIPNDFPFPPASSFSLAVPPPSSYPQAYRTVGPRHSRSQPSFLCRLIAAATVLFAILGLLFLITWLVLKPRLPEFRVDSVSASPLNTTRSQLTAAWNITLVVRNPNTKLSIYYDRVQASVVYKDGSLISMMPLSPFFQPKRNETRVRFQLGVVGQYVGEDVATEISDERAGGSVGFGVRVLAWMRFRTRSWWRTSQCLLRVYCDWIQIGFDPSKASGSLTSQPGSCTN